A genomic region of Acipenser ruthenus chromosome 9, fAciRut3.2 maternal haplotype, whole genome shotgun sequence contains the following coding sequences:
- the LOC117962475 gene encoding gap junction beta-2 protein-like — protein MNWGQLYSLLGGVNKHSTSLGKVWLSVLFIFRIMILIVAVESVWGDEQSDFTCNTLQPGCKNVCYDHYFPISHIRLWSLQLIFVSTPALLVAMHVAHSIREEKKDLIRTMGDKADVDIEMLKKKKFHIVGPLWWTYTVSLFFRLLFEAAFMYAFYYLYSGFHMPRLVKCDAWPCPNTVDCFISRPTEKTVFTIFMIAASSLCMVLNVAELSYLIIKALLGCCRKQRYHSGHVSKSKERHQNKRNEILLLESSKASAPHK, from the coding sequence ATGAACTGGGGCCAGCTGTATTCTCTGTTAGGAGGCGTGAACAAGCACTCCACCAGCCTTGGGAAGGTCTGGCTGTCTGTCCTCTTCATTTTCCGCATTATGATCCTCATCGTGGCAGTGGAGAGTGTCTGGGGAGATGAACAGTCGGACTTCACCTGCAACACCCTACAGCCCGGCTGCAAGAACGTCTGCTACGACCACTACTTCCCCATCTCCCACATTCGGCTCTGGAGCCTTCAGCTCATTTTTGTTTCCACTCCTGCTCTCCTGGTAGCCATGCACGTGGCTCACAGCATAAGAGAGGAAAAGAAGGATCTCATTAGAACTATGGGTGACAAAGCAGATGTGGACATAGAAATGCTTAAGAAGAAGAAGTTCCATATTGTGGGGCCGCTGTGGTGGACCTACACTGTTAGTCTGTTTTTCAGGTTGCTGTTTGAAGCTGCCTTCATGTATGCTTTTTATTATCTATACAGTGGCTTCCATATGCCACGCCTGGTGAAATGTGACGCTTGGCCCTGCCCAAACACAGTTGATTGTTTCATTTCTCGACCCACCGAGAAGACCGTGTTCACCATTTTCATGATTGCTGCCTCATCCCTGTGCATGGTACTCAATGTGGCTGAACTGTCCTACCTGATCATAAAAGCTTTGCTGGGGTGTTGCAGAAAACAAAGGTATCACTCTGGTCATGTTTCCAAAAGTAAGGAACGCCACCAAAATAAAAGGAATGAAATCCTGCTATTGGAATCCAGCAAGGCTAGTGCTCCACATAAATAG
- the LOC117405344 gene encoding gap junction alpha-3 protein-like, with protein sequence MGDWSFLGRLLENAQEHSTVIGKVWLTVLFIFRILLLGAAAEEVWGDEQSDFTCNTQQPGCENVCYDKAFPISHIRFWVLQIIFVSTPTLIYLGHVLHIVRMEEKRKEKEEELRKELFKDGSGGKIEKAPIRDEHGKIRIRGALLRTYVFNIIFKTLFEVGFIVGQYFLYGFQLKPLYRCDRWPCPNTVDCFISRPTEKTIFIIFMLVVACVSLLLNLLEIYHLGWKKLKQGMIKECSPSHVPPCNKTEPEPMTPTPRTAPPSLSYPPYYTDTTAGGPHAYPAAPPAEFKMSPLTEDQHPSPPFYINSNHRLATEQNWANLATEQQTCERKPASSSASTNSSVRNERSSKDALASSSAWKSEQEEGHVTTTVEMHEPPAVSDTQRLSRASKSSSSRTRSDDLAV encoded by the coding sequence ATGGGTGACTGGAGCTTCTTGGGGAGACTTTTGGAAAATGCACAGGAACACTCCACGGTGATAGGCAAGGTCTGGCTGACAGTGCTCTTTATCTTCAGGATCTTACTGCTGGGAGCAGCCGCCGAAGAAGTCTGGGGAGATGAACAGTCTGATTTCACATGCAACACCCAGCAACCTGGTTGTGAAAACGTCTGCTATGACAAGGCCTTCCCAATCTCCCACATCCGCTTCTGGGTGCTTCAGATCATCTTTGTGTCGACGCCCACCCTCATCTACCTGGGGCATGTCCTGCACATCGTGCGGATGGAGGAGAAGAGGAAAgagaaggaggaagagctgcGGAAGGAGCTCTTCAAAGATGGCAGCGGTGGGAAAATAGAGAAAGCACCTATCAGAGATGAGCATGGCAAAATACGAATCAGGGGCGCCCTCCTGCGCACCTACGTTTTCAACATCATTTTCAAGACCTTGTTTGAAGTTGGATTTATTGTAGGTCAGTATTTTCTTTATGGTTTTCAACTGAAGCCCCTATACAGGTGTGACAGATGGCCGTGCCCCAACACAGTGGACTGTTTTATCTCTCGACCCACAGAAAAGACAATTTTCATCATATTTATGCTTGTGGTGGCTTGCGTGTCTCTTTTGCTGAATTTGTTAGAGATTTATCACCTAGGATGGAAGAAGCTCAAACAGGGAATGATCAAGGAGTGCTCCCCAAGCCACGTACCACCGTGCAACAAAACAGAGCCTGAACCCATGACTCCCACCCCTAGAACTGCCCCACCCAGTCTTAGCTACCCACCTTATTACACAGACACCACTGCGGGGGGTCCCCATGCTTACCCCGCAGCTCCCCCGGCAGAGTTCAAGATGTCACCTCTTACTGAGGATCAGCACCCATCCCCTCCCTTCTACATCAACAGCAACCATAGGCTGGCCACTGAGCAGAACTGGGCAAACCTCGCCACAGAGCAGCAGACTTGTGAGAGGAAACCCGCCTCCTCTTCTGCCTCCACCAATAGCAGCGTCCGCAACGAACGCAGCAGCAAGGACGCACTGGCCAGCAGCAGTGCTTGGAAAAGTGAGCAGGAAGAGGGTCATGTGACCACCACAGTAGAAATGCATGAGCCCCCTGCTGTCAGTGACACACAACGATTGAGCAGGGCGAGTAAGTCTAGCAGCAGTAGAACAAGATCGGATGACCTAGCGGTCTAG